The window GGGTTGAATCTACTCCGGGGTAGGCCATTGCGAATGCCGATCGTGGCATCACGGAGATCAAGCCGAAGAAGGGCAAAGGCAAGGGCAAGGGAGCCTGATCTTTGTTGAAGAGGTCGGGGCGAGGGCCGGTGTCCCCTCCCTTCGTCGCCGTCAGGATGGCTCGCTCCGCCACGTCGGTCGATCGGGCGTCAGCCCCTGCCGTGCCGCGTCGAGGGCTTCCGCCCGGTTGGCGAAGTCGTAGGCCCGTACGATCGTGCCGCGGCTATAGCCCATCACGCGCGCAAGCTCGTCGAAGCTCTCGCCCGCCTTCCGCCGCCGGTCCACCTCCGCCGAGATCAGTTTGTATGGCGGCAGCCAGGTGGGGTCGGCCTTTCGCCGGTGCCGGCCGCGGCGGGGATCGATCCGCTTGGGCGGGTGCTTGCCCGTGGTGTGGAGGTGGAGGGCGTCGCGGACGACGTCGGCGCTGATGCCCAGGGCCCGCGTGATCAGGTCGATCCCCGCCCCGGCGTCGGCAAGCGCCGCGATCTGCGGCAGGAGAAGCTCGTATTTCAGCGGCCGTGAGAGCGGCACGAAGACCTCGAGGATGCTCGAATCGGATGTTTCGGGCAGGATCCAACGGTCACCATATAGGAACTCCCACACGCTGTCCGTTGGATCATCGTCGCCGCCGTCGGAAGGCTTCTTCTGCCGGCCGAGCTCCGCCAGGGCCGGGACGGCGTTGATCGTGAACCGGGCCACCATCCGCGGCTTGGCCTCTCCTTCGACCGGCACCGCGTCGATGACGACGTCGCCGATCAAGGACTTGAGGACGCCGGCGGCGACGCCCACGTCGTCCTGGAGCAGCTCCCGGAGCCTCCCAAGGGCCGCCACGACGTCCTGACGCTTCACTCGGCCGACGCGCGGCCGGCGGTTCCGCTGCTGGAGGGTGGCGAGCTCCTCCCGCTTCGCGGTCAGCTCCCGCTCCATCTCCCGGACCCGGTCGAAGATCGCGTCGAGCCCGCGGTCGTCGTCCACCCGGTCGAGCCGGGCAGTGAGCCCGCCACCTGCCGCTCCCGGTTGGCGATCTCCAGCTCGAGCGGCTTGGTCGACGCGGCAGGCCGGCGGATCGCCCGCGAGAGTTCGCCGTTGACCTCCTCGGTGAGACGGTCGAGAAAGTCGTCGGTGAAGAGCACCGCCATCACCCGGCCGAGGACCGCCTCGTTGATGATCCGCTCGGACTTGTAGCCCCGGTTCGTGCAGCCCTTGGAGCCGTGGATCGAATTGAGGCAGACGAGGCTCCGGTACTTGCCCGCCGCGCGCCCGAGGCTCATCGGCGTCTGGCAGCAGCCGCAGATCGGGCGGATGAGCAGCTTCGGGTAGAGGTCGACGCGATGGGGTCGGTCGTCGCCACGCCTGGCCTTCCTGCCGAACGCCGCCGCGCCCTGGCCGAGTTTTTGTTTCACGGTGCTTGCCAACGCATCGGAGAGGATTCGCAGGTGGGGGACCTCCCGCCTGAGCCAGTTCTTCTCGGGCAGCGTCTCGACCCGCCGCTTGCCCGTCTGCTTGTTGACGACGTGACGGGTCTTTCGGAACACGTCGACCCCCACGAGCCGCTCGCGGCGGTAGAGATCACGGATGCGGCCGTCGCTCCAGCTGTTCATGCCGGCGACCCGCTCCTGATTGAAGAGCCGGGCGACGTCGCCAGGGCTCTTCCCTTCGTGGGCCAGCATCTCCGCGCCGCGGCGGATCCAGTCGGCGGCTTCGGGATCGACCTCGACGCGCTTCTCGATCGTGTTCTTGTGGGTGATGAGGAGGTTGCCATTCGAGTCGCGCACATCGACGAGCCGGTAGCCGGCTCCCGGCGGGTGGATGTTGTCGCCGCGGTGGAAGGCGTCGTCCATGCCGCGGTGGACCTTCGACTTGAGCTGCGTGATGAACGCCTCGTTCATGCTGCCGAGGACAGGGAGCAGGAATGACGACTGCGGGTTGGCGCTGTCGAAGCCGTCGCTGGCCCCGACGACCCGTACACCGGTCTCCCGGGCCAGCTCGCCGAGCTTCAGCGACTCGATCGTGTCGCGGCTCATCCGGGAGAGATCGTCGAACAGGAACCAGGCGACGCCCGAGTCGTCACGGCGCTCGAGGAGCGTCTTGGCGATGGCGTAGCCCCCGCGGCAGGCGAGGGTGCCGCTGACGGCGGCGTCGGCGAGGACGTAGGGCCAGGGGATGAAGATCTGCTCCTGCTGGGCCCGCCTGAGGACGTTCCCCAGCTGCTGGTCGAGCGAGCGGGGATTCGAGTTCTCGTCGCTGAAGCGGACGTAGGCGACGCCGAGCGACGCCCAGGCCCGCGGCGTGCCGGCAGGCTCGAAGACCTCGGTCAGGTCGCCCCGGAACCGGCGGATAAAGTCGTCGGCCATCGCCTCGATCGTGGCGGCGCTGACCGCCGGCACCGCCTGAGTGCCCACGAGCTCAGGCCAGTGCCGGGCCTGGGCCTCGAGGTAGGTACGGGCGAGGCCCAACAGGCCCGCCCGCTCGGGGAGACCGAAGTCAGGCCCCCGGACGCGGCCGCCGCCGCGGCGGAGGGCAGGGGGAACAGGAGACGGATCGGAAGAAGGCGAGCCGGCGTTGCCGGCAGAGTCATTGAGACGAAACATGGGAAACACCTCGGAGGCAAAAGAAATTGCCTCCGGGGCGGAGCAGGGGGGCGTGTCGACGCCCCTCTAGTACTACAACGTTAGCTGATCTTGAG is drawn from Planctomycetota bacterium and contains these coding sequences:
- a CDS encoding DHH family phosphoesterase, whose protein sequence is MDDDRGLDAIFDRVREMERELTAKREELATLQQRNRRPRVGRVKRQDVVAALGRLRELLQDDVGVAAGVLKSLIGDVVIDAVPVEGEAKPRMVARFTINAVPALAELGRQKKPSDGGDDDPTDSVWEFLYGDRWILPETSDSSILEVFVPLSRPLKYELLLPQIAALADAGAGIDLITRALGISADVVRDALHLHTTGKHPPKRIDPRRGRHRRKADPTWLPPYKLISAEVDRRRKAGESFDELARVMGYSRGTIVRAYDFANRAEALDAARQGLTPDRPTWRSEPS
- a CDS encoding recombinase family protein — translated: MFRLNDSAGNAGSPSSDPSPVPPALRRGGGRVRGPDFGLPERAGLLGLARTYLEAQARHWPELVGTQAVPAVSAATIEAMADDFIRRFRGDLTEVFEPAGTPRAWASLGVAYVRFSDENSNPRSLDQQLGNVLRRAQQEQIFIPWPYVLADAAVSGTLACRGGYAIAKTLLERRDDSGVAWFLFDDLSRMSRDTIESLKLGELARETGVRVVGASDGFDSANPQSSFLLPVLGSMNEAFITQLKSKVHRGMDDAFHRGDNIHPPGAGYRLVDVRDSNGNLLITHKNTIEKRVEVDPEAADWIRRGAEMLAHEGKSPGDVARLFNQERVAGMNSWSDGRIRDLYRRERLVGVDVFRKTRHVVNKQTGKRRVETLPEKNWLRREVPHLRILSDALASTVKQKLGQGAAAFGRKARRGDDRPHRVDLYPKLLIRPICGCCQTPMSLGRAAGKYRSLVCLNSIHGSKGCTNRGYKSERIINEAVLGRVMAVLFTDDFLDRLTEEVNGELSRAIRRPAASTKPLELEIANRERQVAGSLPGSTGWTTTAGSTRSSTGSGRWSGS